A window of the Mesorhizobium opportunistum WSM2075 genome harbors these coding sequences:
- a CDS encoding TIGR02281 family clan AA aspartic protease — MLRKLLIFSVFAGTSASIPVVYQSNPQVFENLLRSAVTAKPDAEAQAQPDINLASVPDKPVAPQPAGRKVVVAADERGHFSSTFKLNGRQVDGMIDTGATLVAVNTSTARRIGLSLNPSDFSREVSTANGTIKAAVVMIDRLQIGSITVNDVQAIVLDDKALHTNLIGMSFLNRLGKYQAENGTLLLAQ, encoded by the coding sequence ATGCTGCGCAAACTTCTCATCTTCAGTGTCTTTGCCGGCACATCGGCGTCGATCCCGGTTGTCTACCAGTCAAATCCGCAGGTCTTCGAAAACCTTCTGAGATCGGCGGTTACGGCCAAGCCCGACGCCGAGGCTCAGGCCCAGCCGGACATCAACCTGGCATCGGTGCCCGACAAGCCGGTGGCGCCGCAGCCGGCCGGCCGCAAGGTCGTCGTCGCGGCGGACGAGCGCGGACACTTTTCATCGACCTTCAAGCTCAACGGCCGTCAGGTCGATGGCATGATCGACACCGGCGCGACACTGGTCGCGGTCAATACCTCGACGGCGCGCAGGATCGGGCTGTCGCTCAATCCGTCCGATTTCAGCCGTGAGGTCAGCACCGCCAACGGCACCATCAAGGCGGCCGTGGTGATGATCGATCGGCTGCAGATAGGCAGCATCACCGTCAATGACGTGCAGGCCATCGTGCTCGACGACAAGGCGCTGCACACCAACCTGATCGGCATGAGCTTCCTCAACAGGCTTGGCAAATACCAGGCCGAGAACGGCACCTTGCTGCTCGCCCAATAG
- the cdd gene encoding cytidine deaminase: MSHDLFEAARAAMAKAYAPYSKFPVGAALRTEDGRVFSGANIEVASYPEGWCAETTALGHYIMGGGGKIVEIAVLAERMAKCSPCGGCRQRLAEFCRPETKLYLCDNTGVAETVTMGDMLPYGFRGDILK; this comes from the coding sequence ATGTCGCATGATCTGTTCGAGGCGGCCAGGGCCGCCATGGCCAAAGCCTATGCGCCCTACTCGAAGTTTCCGGTGGGTGCTGCCTTGCGCACCGAGGACGGGCGTGTCTTCAGCGGCGCCAACATCGAGGTCGCCTCCTATCCCGAAGGCTGGTGCGCCGAGACCACCGCGCTTGGCCACTACATCATGGGCGGCGGCGGCAAGATCGTCGAAATCGCCGTCCTTGCCGAGCGCATGGCCAAATGCTCGCCTTGCGGCGGCTGCCGCCAGCGGCTGGCCGAATTTTGCCGGCCGGAAACCAAGCTCTACCTCTGCGACAATACCGGCGTCGCCGAGACCGTGACCATGGGCGACATGCTGCCCTACGGTTTTCGCGGCGATATTCTCAAGTGA
- a CDS encoding purine-nucleoside phosphorylase, with product MIEKAVDRLIERLDGLAPTTALVLGSGLGGLVDRIENPIRVSYADLPGFPRSGVSGHAGEVVAGLFAGTPVLMLSGRAHYYEHGNAAAMRPVLEVLAGIGITKLILTNAAGSVDPEMLPGSIMLISDHINFSGTNPLIGEPSDRRFVGLTEAYDAGIRKAIEQAAKATGTALHKGVYMWFSGPCFETPAEIRMARIMGANAVGMSTVPEVILARFLGLRVAACSVITNLAAGMTGAELSHQETKDMAPVGGSRLATVLQRVFRDGLLET from the coding sequence ATGATCGAAAAGGCCGTGGATCGTCTTATCGAAAGGCTGGACGGCTTGGCACCGACCACGGCGCTGGTGCTGGGTTCGGGCCTCGGCGGCTTGGTCGACCGGATCGAGAACCCGATCCGTGTCTCCTATGCCGACCTGCCCGGCTTCCCCAGAAGCGGCGTCAGCGGCCATGCCGGCGAAGTGGTGGCCGGGCTGTTTGCCGGCACGCCGGTGCTGATGCTGTCCGGCCGTGCTCACTATTACGAGCATGGCAATGCCGCGGCGATGCGACCGGTGCTGGAAGTGCTTGCCGGCATCGGCATCACCAAACTGATCCTCACCAACGCCGCCGGCTCGGTCGATCCCGAGATGCTGCCGGGCTCGATCATGCTGATATCGGACCACATCAACTTCTCCGGCACCAATCCTTTGATCGGCGAGCCGAGCGACCGCCGCTTCGTCGGTCTCACTGAAGCCTATGATGCCGGCATCCGCAAAGCGATTGAACAGGCCGCGAAGGCAACCGGCACGGCGCTGCACAAGGGCGTCTATATGTGGTTTTCCGGCCCGTGCTTCGAAACGCCGGCCGAGATCCGCATGGCGCGCATCATGGGCGCCAACGCCGTCGGCATGTCGACCGTGCCGGAGGTCATTCTCGCCCGCTTCCTTGGCCTGCGCGTCGCCGCCTGCTCGGTCATCACCAACCTGGCAGCCGGCATGACCGGAGCCGAGCTTTCGCACCAGGAGACCAAGGACATGGCGCCGGTCGGCGGGTCGCGGCTGGCGACGGTCCTGCAGCGTGTGTTCCGCGACGGACTGCTGGAGACCTGA
- a CDS encoding ABC transporter permease, with protein sequence MDVFIAIVQILDSTIRLSVPLLLACLAGLYSERAGIFDIGLEGKMLVGAFAGAAAASVFHSALLGLGMAILISVAFALVHGFASITHRGNQIVSGVAINFIAAGSTIILGQAWFQQGGRTPALGPGERFDAIIWPGAEAVRGVPIIGPIYAELISGHSILVYLAFLMVPFTWWVLFRTRFGLRLRAVGENPAAVDTAGISVAWLRYRALICTGILTGVAGAYLSMVQNGGFVKDMTAGKGYIALAALIFAKWKPVNAMFACLLFGFLDAAAIRLQGSPLPLIGKVPVQFMQALPYILTVILLAGFIGKAIPPRAGGVPYVKER encoded by the coding sequence ATGGATGTCTTTATCGCCATCGTGCAGATACTCGACTCGACCATCCGCCTGTCGGTGCCGCTGCTGCTGGCCTGCCTCGCCGGCCTTTATTCCGAGCGTGCCGGCATCTTCGACATCGGGCTCGAGGGCAAGATGCTGGTCGGCGCTTTCGCCGGCGCCGCCGCCGCTTCCGTGTTCCATTCGGCCCTTCTCGGCCTCGGCATGGCCATCCTGATCTCGGTCGCCTTCGCGCTGGTGCACGGCTTCGCCTCGATTACACACCGCGGCAACCAGATCGTCTCCGGCGTGGCTATCAATTTCATCGCCGCCGGATCGACCATCATCCTCGGCCAGGCCTGGTTCCAGCAAGGCGGGCGCACGCCGGCACTTGGACCTGGCGAGCGGTTCGACGCGATCATCTGGCCCGGCGCCGAGGCGGTTCGCGGCGTGCCGATCATCGGCCCAATCTACGCGGAACTGATCTCCGGCCATTCGATTCTTGTCTATCTTGCCTTCCTGATGGTGCCGTTCACCTGGTGGGTGCTGTTTCGCACCCGTTTTGGCCTCAGGCTGCGCGCGGTCGGCGAAAACCCGGCCGCCGTCGACACCGCCGGCATATCGGTCGCCTGGCTGCGCTACCGCGCGCTGATCTGCACCGGCATCCTCACCGGCGTTGCCGGCGCCTATTTGTCGATGGTGCAGAATGGCGGCTTCGTGAAGGACATGACCGCCGGCAAGGGCTACATCGCGCTGGCCGCGCTGATCTTCGCCAAATGGAAGCCGGTCAACGCCATGTTCGCTTGCCTTTTGTTTGGCTTCCTCGACGCGGCGGCAATCCGCCTGCAGGGATCACCGCTGCCCTTGATCGGCAAGGTGCCGGTACAGTTCATGCAGGCCCTGCCCTATATCCTCACCGTCATCCTGCTTGCCGGCTTCATCGGCAAGGCGATCCCGCCGCGCGCCGGCGGCGTGCCCTATGTCAAGGAACGCTGA
- the deoA gene encoding thymidine phosphorylase has product MLPQEIIRHKRDGQRLPAREIAAFIDGVTSGAVTDGQVAAFAMAVFFNGMSRDEAVASTLAMRDSGDVLDWSDLPGPVTDKHSTGGVGDNVSLMLAPIVAACGAYVPMISGRGLGHTGGTLDKMDAIPGYASQPDIALFRKAVLETGCAIIGQTADLAPADRRLYAIRDVTGTVESVPLITASILSKKLAAGLGSLVLDVKVGNGAFMEKSRDATALANSLVEVASGAGLKVSALITGMNEPLASAAGNAVEVRNAVDFLTGRFRDRRLEDVTLALAAEMLQSAGLVSSNQDGMRRATETLVSGRAAATFARMVSVLGGPADFIERPEKYLAEAATEFAVKATTDGFVTGIATRDIGLAVVGLGGGRTRPDDKIDPAVGITRLLPIGAEVGAGEPLALVHARSPSDAEAAAATVLSAYTIGASKPPADKTVMRRILARG; this is encoded by the coding sequence ATGCTTCCGCAGGAAATCATCCGCCACAAGCGCGACGGCCAGAGGCTGCCGGCTCGTGAGATCGCTGCCTTCATCGACGGCGTGACGTCGGGCGCCGTCACCGATGGCCAGGTCGCGGCTTTTGCCATGGCGGTGTTCTTCAACGGCATGAGCCGCGACGAGGCCGTGGCGTCGACACTGGCCATGCGCGATTCCGGCGACGTGCTCGACTGGTCGGATCTGCCGGGTCCCGTCACCGACAAGCATTCGACGGGCGGCGTCGGCGACAATGTCTCGCTGATGCTGGCGCCGATCGTTGCCGCCTGCGGCGCCTATGTACCGATGATCTCGGGCCGTGGCCTCGGCCATACAGGCGGCACACTGGACAAGATGGATGCCATCCCCGGCTATGCCAGCCAGCCCGATATCGCGCTGTTTCGCAAGGCGGTGCTGGAAACGGGTTGCGCCATCATCGGCCAGACCGCCGATCTCGCGCCGGCGGACCGCCGGCTTTACGCCATCCGCGACGTCACCGGAACCGTGGAATCGGTGCCGCTGATCACCGCCTCGATCCTGTCGAAGAAGCTGGCCGCCGGCCTCGGCTCGCTGGTGCTCGACGTCAAGGTCGGCAACGGCGCCTTCATGGAGAAGTCGCGCGACGCGACAGCGCTCGCCAACAGTCTGGTCGAGGTCGCCAGCGGCGCGGGATTGAAGGTCTCGGCGTTGATCACCGGCATGAACGAACCGCTGGCGTCCGCCGCCGGCAATGCCGTCGAGGTGCGCAACGCCGTCGATTTCCTGACCGGCCGTTTTCGCGACCGGCGGCTGGAGGATGTGACGCTGGCGCTGGCGGCCGAAATGCTGCAGTCGGCGGGACTGGTATCATCCAACCAGGATGGCATGCGGCGCGCCACGGAGACGCTTGTCAGCGGCCGCGCCGCCGCCACCTTCGCGCGCATGGTTTCGGTGCTCGGCGGCCCCGCCGATTTCATCGAGAGACCGGAAAAATACCTGGCTGAGGCGGCAACCGAATTTGCGGTCAAGGCAACGACCGACGGCTTCGTCACCGGCATCGCCACCCGCGATATCGGCCTGGCGGTGGTTGGCCTGGGCGGCGGGCGCACGCGGCCGGACGACAAGATCGATCCGGCGGTCGGCATCACCAGGCTGCTGCCCATCGGCGCCGAGGTGGGGGCTGGCGAGCCGCTGGCGCTGGTGCATGCCCGCTCGCCATCCGATGCCGAGGCCGCCGCCGCAACCGTGCTTTCCGCCTACACCATTGGGGCTTCGAAACCACCGGCGGATAAAACCGTCATGCGGCGGATTCTGGCGCGCGGTTGA
- the upp gene encoding uracil phosphoribosyltransferase, with translation MKGVTVVDHPLVQHKLTIMRKKETSTAGFRRLLREISLLLGYEVTRNLELTTTTIETPMETMEAPTLEGKKLVFASVLRAGNGLLEGLLDLVPAARVAHVGLYRDHETLEAVEYFFKAPSDLADRLVIVVDPMLATANSAIAAIDKLKERGATNIRFLCLLAAPEGIERFTTAHPDVPVFTASIDRQLNEKGYIMPGLGDAGDRMYGTK, from the coding sequence ATGAAGGGCGTCACCGTCGTCGACCATCCGCTTGTCCAGCACAAGCTGACCATCATGCGCAAGAAGGAGACCTCCACGGCCGGCTTCCGGCGGTTGCTGCGCGAAATATCGCTGCTGCTCGGCTACGAGGTCACCCGCAATCTCGAACTGACGACGACGACGATCGAAACGCCGATGGAGACCATGGAAGCGCCGACGCTCGAGGGCAAGAAGCTGGTCTTCGCCTCGGTGCTGCGCGCCGGCAACGGCTTGCTGGAAGGCCTGCTCGACCTGGTGCCGGCGGCTCGCGTCGCCCATGTCGGCCTCTACCGCGATCACGAAACGCTGGAAGCAGTCGAGTATTTCTTCAAGGCGCCGAGCGATCTGGCCGACCGGCTGGTGATCGTCGTCGATCCGATGCTGGCGACAGCCAATTCGGCGATCGCGGCGATCGACAAATTGAAAGAGCGCGGCGCCACCAACATCCGCTTCCTGTGCCTGCTGGCGGCACCCGAAGGCATCGAGCGCTTCACCACCGCGCATCCCGACGTTCCGGTCTTCACCGCGTCCATCGACCGCCAGCTCAACGAGAAGGGCTATATCATGCCCGGCCTCGGCGACGCCGGCGACCGCATGTACGGGACCAAATAA